Proteins found in one Ignavibacteriota bacterium genomic segment:
- a CDS encoding Rne/Rng family ribonuclease, whose product MKKEIIINSAINEVRVAITEDGELAEYFIELPNKERYIGSIYYGKVSKILQGINAAFIDIGLNQDAFLHFSDVDENLELNVITEEDDDESLDSEIISETNETNEDNEPEPSEKKPAKKNYKNQKNNRLAKFKTKRSGEVTINLKEGQWVLVQIVREAYANKGVKVTSKIAIPGRYVVFLPKDELVGVSRKISSYQERRRLRSTAKKFLPKGAGCIIRTASRGKNEEELKRDWIELLDIWSEIEKKMSGLTKPGNVYMDMQLANSIVRDLFTPNVQRVNVDSKKLYKDLNNYIKRVSPHLENRVELYTGKNGIFEDFGIDKELAKTYKRRVNLTSGGDVMIEHTEAMTVIDVNSGKGSDRDQERNAFKTNMEAMKEVAKQIRLRDLGGMIIIDFIDMTDDNNRKKLYNEMKKEMARDRAKTVIYPLSQLGLMQITRQRINQNIVEKLTESCPMCKGSGRITSKAVLINEIDRWLKNFRRSSSEFRLILSLHPNVADFITKDTWSVISKLMIKYFARIKVQQSDSVGIDQFKFFSVRQQKDITGEYL is encoded by the coding sequence ATGAAAAAAGAAATAATAATAAATTCAGCGATAAATGAAGTCAGAGTAGCTATCACAGAAGATGGCGAACTTGCGGAATATTTCATTGAGTTACCAAACAAAGAGCGGTACATAGGAAGTATTTATTATGGCAAAGTCAGCAAAATTCTTCAGGGCATCAATGCAGCATTTATTGATATAGGGCTTAATCAGGACGCTTTTCTGCATTTTTCGGATGTGGATGAGAATCTTGAATTAAATGTTATTACCGAAGAAGACGATGACGAGTCTTTAGACTCCGAAATCATTTCAGAAACTAATGAAACAAATGAAGATAACGAACCTGAGCCTTCTGAAAAAAAGCCCGCAAAGAAAAACTATAAAAATCAGAAAAACAACAGATTAGCAAAATTTAAAACCAAACGTTCAGGAGAAGTAACAATTAATCTGAAGGAAGGACAGTGGGTTCTTGTTCAGATAGTTCGTGAAGCTTATGCAAACAAAGGAGTCAAGGTAACATCAAAAATTGCTATTCCGGGCAGGTATGTAGTATTTCTTCCAAAAGATGAATTAGTTGGCGTTTCAAGAAAAATTTCTTCATATCAGGAACGGCGGAGACTTCGCTCAACAGCAAAGAAATTTCTCCCAAAAGGTGCCGGTTGCATTATAAGGACTGCTTCACGCGGCAAGAATGAAGAAGAGTTAAAGCGTGACTGGATAGAGCTTTTAGACATTTGGTCAGAAATAGAGAAAAAAATGTCCGGACTTACAAAGCCCGGTAATGTATATATGGATATGCAGCTTGCTAATAGTATAGTCAGAGATTTATTTACTCCGAATGTTCAGCGGGTTAATGTTGATTCGAAGAAACTTTATAAGGATTTGAATAATTATATTAAGCGTGTATCTCCACACCTTGAAAACAGAGTGGAACTTTATACCGGTAAGAATGGTATTTTTGAGGATTTCGGAATTGATAAAGAGCTTGCTAAAACGTATAAAAGACGTGTAAATCTTACAAGTGGCGGCGATGTAATGATAGAGCATACAGAGGCAATGACTGTAATAGATGTAAACTCAGGAAAGGGATCTGACCGTGATCAGGAAAGAAATGCCTTTAAGACTAATATGGAAGCCATGAAAGAAGTAGCTAAGCAAATCAGACTGAGGGATTTGGGTGGTATGATTATTATTGACTTCATTGATATGACCGATGATAACAATAGAAAGAAACTCTACAACGAAATGAAAAAGGAAATGGCACGCGATAGGGCAAAAACTGTTATTTATCCGCTTTCACAGCTTGGATTGATGCAGATAACACGTCAGAGAATCAACCAGAATATTGTTGAGAAACTTACAGAGTCGTGTCCCATGTGTAAAGGCAGTGGCAGAATCACTTCTAAAGCTGTTCTTATAAATGAAATTGACCGCTGGCTTAAAAATTTCCGTCGCTCTTCATCAGAATTCAGATTGATACTTAGCCTTCATCCAAATGTTGCTGATTTCATCACAAAAGATACCTGGTCAGTAATCTCAAAATTAATGATAAAATATTTTGCAAGAATTAAAGTTCAACAATCAGACTCAGTAGGTATAGACCAGTTCAAAT
- a CDS encoding DUF3365 domain-containing protein, with protein sequence MKYISKLSILLMIVLFVACSSDKDTGKMSEKEILMNEYLDKGHTISEESFNTIRLSLMQAMGANGISGAVEFCNLAAYPLTDSLSEVFNAEIRRTTKQWRNPKNAPRDYELKILEEFEKIHSEGRLIKDSVFSLSDEEILYVRPIYIQGLCLNCHGSVGSTLSNDNYDVIKKLYPDDNAADYKSGDLRGMWTVKFKKEKKRN encoded by the coding sequence ATGAAATATATCAGTAAATTATCAATTTTATTGATGATAGTATTGTTTGTTGCTTGTTCGTCCGATAAAGATACCGGAAAAATGAGTGAAAAAGAAATTTTGATGAATGAGTATTTGGATAAAGGTCATACAATTTCCGAAGAAAGTTTCAATACAATTAGATTAAGCCTGATGCAGGCTATGGGAGCAAATGGCATCAGTGGTGCTGTCGAGTTTTGCAATTTAGCCGCATATCCCCTAACAGACTCGCTTTCAGAAGTTTTTAATGCTGAGATACGACGTACTACAAAGCAATGGAGAAATCCAAAGAATGCTCCAAGGGATTATGAATTAAAGATTTTGGAAGAATTTGAAAAAATACACTCCGAAGGACGTCTTATTAAAGATAGTGTATTTTCCCTTTCAGATGAGGAAATACTATATGTCAGACCAATTTATATTCAGGGATTATGCCTGAATTGCCATGGTTCTGTAGGTTCGACACTTTCTAATGATAATTATGATGTCATTAAAAAATTATATCCTGATGATAACGCAGCAGATTATAAATCAGGTGATTTGAGAGGTATGTGGACTGTAAAATTCAAAAAAGAGAAAAAAAGAAATTAA